Proteins co-encoded in one Montipora capricornis isolate CH-2021 chromosome 12, ASM3666992v2, whole genome shotgun sequence genomic window:
- the LOC138027725 gene encoding short-chain collagen C4-like isoform X1: protein MNINTSILFCYRLDALMRFPRLGSSGNSCNSLIAYLLGKHIQNSGKEKMGPPGPPGKPGLNGKNGSKGEPGKPSANTPLPGPPGPKGQQGAPGPQGAKGEKGQKGTAKSGVKYVRWGRTTCPSGAQIVYKGIIGGEWYGHYGGGVNYLCLPHNPKYDKYKDGHQWAGYIYGAEYEVSQYNGDPFKRSLHDHDAPCVVCFVTSRGSMLMMPARNDCPSGWTEEYHGYLMTAYHGYRHSSDFICVDGDPEYVPGSHAGKNGALLYPVEGVCGSLPCLPYVSGRELTCAVCTK from the exons ATGAATATCAacacttcaattttattttgttatagACTTGATGCACTGATGCGGTTCCCTCGTCTGGGATCAAGTGGGAATTCTTGCAATTCACTTATAGCCTACCTTTTGG GAAAGCATATCCAAAACAGTGGAAAAGAAAAGATGGGACCCCCTGGTCCACCAGGGAAACCAGgattgaatggaaaaaatggctccaaag GAGAACCAGGAAAGCCTAGCGCAAACACGCCGTTACCAGGCCCTCCTGGTCCTAAAGGACAACAAGGAGCCCCAGGACCTCAAGGCgccaaaggagaaaaaggacaaaagGGGACTGCAAAGTCGGGTGTGAAGTATGTTCGATGGGGAAGGACCACATGTCCCAGTGGTGCTCAGATCGTCTATAAAG GGATAATTGGGGGTGAATGGTACGGCCACTACGGTGGTGGAGTCAACTACCTTTGTCTTCCTCACAATCCAAAGTACGACAAGTACAAAGATGGTCACCAGTGGGCAGGATACATTTACGGCGCTGAGTATGAAGTCAGTCAATACAACGGAGACCCTTTTAAGAGAAGTCTCCATGATCATGACGCACCCTGTGTTGTCTGCTTCGTGACGTCACGTGGTTCAATGCTGATGATGCCCGCAAGGAATGACTGTCCATCTGGATGGACCGAGGAGTATCATGGGTATCTGATGACTGCATATCATGGTTACAGACATTCAAGTGATTTCATCTGTGTTGATGGTGATCCAGAATATGTTCCTGGTAGCCATGCTGGCAAAAATGGTGCCTTGCTGTATCCCGTGGAAGGCGTTTGTGGTTCACTTCCCTGTCTTCCATATGTTAGCGGTCGAGAGTTAACATGCGCCGTCTGCACCAagtaa
- the LOC138027725 gene encoding short-chain collagen C4-like isoform X2 — protein MYQQTGDEARLDALMRFPRLGSSGNSCNSLIAYLLGKHIQNSGKEKMGPPGPPGKPGLNGKNGSKGEPGKPSANTPLPGPPGPKGQQGAPGPQGAKGEKGQKGTAKSGVKYVRWGRTTCPSGAQIVYKGIIGGEWYGHYGGGVNYLCLPHNPKYDKYKDGHQWAGYIYGAEYEVSQYNGDPFKRSLHDHDAPCVVCFVTSRGSMLMMPARNDCPSGWTEEYHGYLMTAYHGYRHSSDFICVDGDPEYVPGSHAGKNGALLYPVEGVCGSLPCLPYVSGRELTCAVCTK, from the exons ACTTGATGCACTGATGCGGTTCCCTCGTCTGGGATCAAGTGGGAATTCTTGCAATTCACTTATAGCCTACCTTTTGG GAAAGCATATCCAAAACAGTGGAAAAGAAAAGATGGGACCCCCTGGTCCACCAGGGAAACCAGgattgaatggaaaaaatggctccaaag GAGAACCAGGAAAGCCTAGCGCAAACACGCCGTTACCAGGCCCTCCTGGTCCTAAAGGACAACAAGGAGCCCCAGGACCTCAAGGCgccaaaggagaaaaaggacaaaagGGGACTGCAAAGTCGGGTGTGAAGTATGTTCGATGGGGAAGGACCACATGTCCCAGTGGTGCTCAGATCGTCTATAAAG GGATAATTGGGGGTGAATGGTACGGCCACTACGGTGGTGGAGTCAACTACCTTTGTCTTCCTCACAATCCAAAGTACGACAAGTACAAAGATGGTCACCAGTGGGCAGGATACATTTACGGCGCTGAGTATGAAGTCAGTCAATACAACGGAGACCCTTTTAAGAGAAGTCTCCATGATCATGACGCACCCTGTGTTGTCTGCTTCGTGACGTCACGTGGTTCAATGCTGATGATGCCCGCAAGGAATGACTGTCCATCTGGATGGACCGAGGAGTATCATGGGTATCTGATGACTGCATATCATGGTTACAGACATTCAAGTGATTTCATCTGTGTTGATGGTGATCCAGAATATGTTCCTGGTAGCCATGCTGGCAAAAATGGTGCCTTGCTGTATCCCGTGGAAGGCGTTTGTGGTTCACTTCCCTGTCTTCCATATGTTAGCGGTCGAGAGTTAACATGCGCCGTCTGCACCAagtaa
- the LOC138027725 gene encoding short-chain collagen C4-like isoform X3: MRFPRLGSSGNSCNSLIAYLLGKHIQNSGKEKMGPPGPPGKPGLNGKNGSKGEPGKPSANTPLPGPPGPKGQQGAPGPQGAKGEKGQKGTAKSGVKYVRWGRTTCPSGAQIVYKGIIGGEWYGHYGGGVNYLCLPHNPKYDKYKDGHQWAGYIYGAEYEVSQYNGDPFKRSLHDHDAPCVVCFVTSRGSMLMMPARNDCPSGWTEEYHGYLMTAYHGYRHSSDFICVDGDPEYVPGSHAGKNGALLYPVEGVCGSLPCLPYVSGRELTCAVCTK; encoded by the exons ATGCGGTTCCCTCGTCTGGGATCAAGTGGGAATTCTTGCAATTCACTTATAGCCTACCTTTTGG GAAAGCATATCCAAAACAGTGGAAAAGAAAAGATGGGACCCCCTGGTCCACCAGGGAAACCAGgattgaatggaaaaaatggctccaaag GAGAACCAGGAAAGCCTAGCGCAAACACGCCGTTACCAGGCCCTCCTGGTCCTAAAGGACAACAAGGAGCCCCAGGACCTCAAGGCgccaaaggagaaaaaggacaaaagGGGACTGCAAAGTCGGGTGTGAAGTATGTTCGATGGGGAAGGACCACATGTCCCAGTGGTGCTCAGATCGTCTATAAAG GGATAATTGGGGGTGAATGGTACGGCCACTACGGTGGTGGAGTCAACTACCTTTGTCTTCCTCACAATCCAAAGTACGACAAGTACAAAGATGGTCACCAGTGGGCAGGATACATTTACGGCGCTGAGTATGAAGTCAGTCAATACAACGGAGACCCTTTTAAGAGAAGTCTCCATGATCATGACGCACCCTGTGTTGTCTGCTTCGTGACGTCACGTGGTTCAATGCTGATGATGCCCGCAAGGAATGACTGTCCATCTGGATGGACCGAGGAGTATCATGGGTATCTGATGACTGCATATCATGGTTACAGACATTCAAGTGATTTCATCTGTGTTGATGGTGATCCAGAATATGTTCCTGGTAGCCATGCTGGCAAAAATGGTGCCTTGCTGTATCCCGTGGAAGGCGTTTGTGGTTCACTTCCCTGTCTTCCATATGTTAGCGGTCGAGAGTTAACATGCGCCGTCTGCACCAagtaa